One genomic region from Salmonirosea aquatica encodes:
- a CDS encoding PD40 domain-containing protein — translation MRNPHRHISLLLTVLLLVNPVVIFLRWNSLVLSALFFVGIVLLTGMVTYGVPNLRVYYFNLVFLVGLFIQAETVFTFAYSDYIIRDLYDIERHYYFNKPLLRERFVDKEYAVDYVTNRQGYRIGAEDDPTAELEEADWLFLGDSYTQGAQVDYEDLYTSLLYKNFPDKIILNAGISGFGIADEYHYFVKAGRKLKAKKVFLQICNFNDFMKVEVRTSNPTDYLMNYSNLYRFLVYPIKFENPAELPLGRWTEPFYPGERQNADYNVFYKHQSAVKKKDLRNFELYLSKLNEAVTESGGELIVVQLPTKEQLHFRYFEEVVQAFKLDVAKLDMKLPDKFLRSLCEKYKIRHLNLFDEFSASEQELYYEFDEHLNAIGHKRVAEAITGFLKEVSGGVEYLSKANAGDRYPNFNSDGRLLCYQSIRDGNSELFLSDTNMENSVRLTYNRVDESHPAFYDQDTKLIFTEGDQEVGRTVISTIELNGLRRTRRSRNGFGAIAFPGGEKWLTYAQWQEGGDGRMTNPVIRLENLLTNHEISLTSAEYESWRPVCNGDKVVYISKRGRVFDLYMYDLKEKRESRLTSSGYDKWDPVFSPDGATVIYSGKKEGNWDLFSLSLNSGEIRQLTKTKGDEWDAVYSPDGQYVYYGGVYGLRNGIYRMKTPSVLERAGE, via the coding sequence ATGCGAAATCCCCACCGACACATTTCACTTCTGCTGACCGTCCTTCTGCTGGTCAATCCGGTCGTGATTTTTCTTCGCTGGAATAGCCTGGTGCTGAGCGCTTTATTTTTCGTTGGAATTGTCCTGCTTACCGGGATGGTAACCTACGGTGTCCCTAACCTGAGGGTTTACTATTTCAATCTGGTGTTTCTGGTGGGTTTGTTTATTCAGGCAGAGACAGTTTTCACCTTCGCTTACAGTGACTACATCATCCGGGACCTTTACGATATCGAAAGGCACTACTATTTCAACAAGCCGCTGCTCAGGGAACGGTTCGTGGACAAAGAGTACGCGGTGGATTACGTTACCAACCGGCAGGGGTACCGGATAGGTGCCGAGGATGACCCCACGGCGGAATTGGAGGAAGCGGACTGGCTCTTCCTGGGGGATTCGTATACCCAGGGCGCGCAGGTGGATTATGAGGACCTTTACACCTCGCTGCTTTACAAAAATTTTCCCGATAAGATTATCCTCAATGCCGGCATCAGCGGCTTTGGTATTGCCGATGAATACCACTATTTCGTAAAGGCAGGAAGGAAGCTGAAAGCAAAGAAGGTTTTTTTGCAAATATGCAACTTCAACGATTTCATGAAGGTGGAGGTGCGAACCAGCAATCCCACCGATTACCTGATGAATTATTCCAATTTGTACAGGTTCCTGGTTTATCCGATCAAATTCGAGAATCCCGCTGAGCTGCCCCTGGGAAGATGGACGGAACCCTTTTACCCCGGCGAAAGGCAGAATGCAGACTACAATGTTTTTTACAAACACCAGTCGGCGGTAAAAAAGAAAGACCTCAGGAATTTCGAACTGTACCTGAGCAAGCTAAACGAAGCAGTGACGGAAAGCGGGGGGGAGTTGATCGTCGTACAACTGCCCACGAAGGAACAGCTGCATTTCCGGTATTTTGAGGAAGTGGTTCAAGCCTTCAAGCTCGATGTCGCAAAGCTCGATATGAAGCTGCCGGACAAATTTCTGCGGTCACTTTGCGAAAAATACAAGATTCGGCACCTGAACCTGTTCGACGAATTCAGTGCCAGCGAGCAGGAACTTTATTATGAGTTTGATGAGCATCTCAACGCCATAGGTCACAAACGGGTCGCTGAGGCCATCACAGGCTTCCTGAAAGAGGTATCGGGCGGCGTGGAATACCTGAGCAAGGCCAACGCGGGGGATCGCTACCCCAATTTCAACAGCGACGGGCGACTACTTTGCTACCAGTCTATTCGGGATGGCAACTCTGAGTTGTTCCTCAGCGACACGAATATGGAAAACAGTGTGCGGCTGACTTATAATCGGGTGGATGAAAGCCATCCCGCATTTTACGACCAGGACACAAAATTGATTTTCACCGAGGGCGACCAGGAAGTGGGCAGGACTGTAATCTCCACGATTGAACTGAACGGGCTTCGGAGAACGCGCCGAAGCAGAAACGGTTTCGGTGCCATTGCCTTCCCAGGGGGAGAAAAGTGGCTTACCTATGCCCAATGGCAGGAGGGGGGCGACGGACGAATGACCAATCCGGTCATTCGTTTGGAAAACTTGCTTACAAATCACGAGATTTCCCTTACCTCAGCGGAATACGAAAGCTGGCGGCCCGTCTGCAATGGAGATAAGGTGGTTTATATTTCCAAAAGGGGAAGAGTCTTCGATCTGTACATGTACGACTTAAAGGAGAAGAGAGAATCCCGACTCACTTCCAGCGGGTACGATAAATGGGATCCCGTTTTTTCTCCGGATGGGGCTACGGTCATCTATTCCGGTAAAAAAGAGGGAAATTGGGATCTATTCAGTCTTTCCCTGAATTCGGGGGAAATCAGGCAGCTGACGAAAACTAAAGGGGATGAGTGGGACGCGGTCTACTCCCCCGACGGGCAATACGTCTACTACGGCGGGGTGTATGGGCTCCGCAATGGAATTTACCGGATGAAGACACCATCAGTCTTAGAGCGGGCAGGAGAATAA
- the hxsC gene encoding His-Xaa-Ser system radical SAM maturase HxsC — translation MQQQLSDVFTTPRDVDDIRYHYEINCQVIDLIPGHTEKIGVTGGEPTLMEGLFFDLIERLSSRLPATVAHILTNGRAFSRRSFTERFQSVNTPNVVLGIPLYSDYYARHDYVVQAKGAYNQTLLGLHNLGRVGARIEVRVVLHRLTYERLPQLAKFIFMNLPFVEQVSLMGLEYTGYTPYNDKILWIEPSEYVAELITAVEYLDSNGIRVSIYNHSLCTIPERLWKYSAKSISDWKRQYPNECGKCLVRDACGGVFATSKKLSSHIRPIEAL, via the coding sequence GTGCAACAGCAATTGTCTGATGTGTTCACAACCCCCCGGGATGTCGACGACATCAGGTATCATTATGAGATCAATTGCCAGGTGATCGATCTTATCCCCGGCCACACCGAAAAAATCGGCGTGACGGGCGGGGAGCCGACGCTGATGGAGGGGCTATTTTTCGATCTTATCGAACGCCTTAGCTCGCGTCTGCCCGCAACCGTGGCGCACATACTCACCAACGGCAGGGCTTTCTCCCGCCGGAGCTTTACGGAACGCTTCCAGAGTGTGAATACGCCCAATGTCGTTCTCGGCATACCGCTGTACTCGGATTACTACGCGCGCCATGACTATGTGGTGCAAGCCAAAGGGGCCTACAACCAGACCCTGCTGGGGTTGCACAACCTGGGCAGGGTGGGTGCCCGGATCGAGGTGCGGGTGGTACTCCACAGGCTGACGTACGAACGGCTGCCCCAACTGGCAAAATTCATTTTTATGAACCTGCCATTCGTTGAGCAGGTATCCCTGATGGGGCTGGAATACACAGGCTATACGCCGTATAACGACAAGATTCTTTGGATTGAGCCCAGTGAGTACGTGGCGGAACTGATTACGGCCGTCGAGTATCTGGACAGCAACGGGATTCGTGTCAGCATTTACAACCATTCCCTATGCACGATTCCGGAACGCCTCTGGAAATATTCAGCCAAGTCGATCTCCGACTGGAAAAGGCAGTACCCCAATGAATGCGGAAAGTGCCTGGTGCGGGATGCGTGCGGGGGCGTATTCGCAACCTCGAAAAAGCTTAGCAGCCACATCCGCCCCATTGAGGCCCTTTGA
- a CDS encoding helix-turn-helix domain-containing protein, with amino-acid sequence MEPIRFSFKDLREQRGLSLKQAGTLLSMDHTLLNRIENHVRRPTREQLMKLAELYQLDSDTLLVELMSDKLVRELKGERLAR; translated from the coding sequence ATGGAGCCAATAAGATTTTCTTTTAAGGACTTGCGCGAGCAGCGCGGCCTGAGCCTGAAACAGGCCGGTACCTTACTGAGCATGGATCACACCTTGCTGAACCGTATTGAGAACCACGTCCGCCGACCCACGCGCGAACAGCTGATGAAGCTGGCGGAACTCTACCAACTTGACTCAGATACGCTTTTGGTGGAACTGATGAGTGACAAATTGGTGCGGGAATTAAAGGGGGAGCGCCTGGCCCGGTAA
- a CDS encoding SymE family type I addiction module toxin, with the protein MPADWPARPVGLGRLFSAHHPPHALYPPGLTGRASFSLQNAVSHWPTHTHTRLAKISYIIETEHKLPMQIKRKIQYRAERRRKVLSGLIFNPSLVLSGAWMIRAGFCVGDQVTVTVDQGLILITY; encoded by the coding sequence TTGCCAGCTGACTGGCCAGCTCGTCCGGTCGGCTTAGGTCGCCTTTTCTCTGCGCACCACCCGCCGCACGCTCTGTACCCGCCCGGTTTGACCGGTAGGGCCAGCTTTTCTTTACAGAATGCTGTATCACACTGGCCAACGCACACTCATACACGGCTGGCCAAGATCAGCTACATCATCGAAACCGAACACAAGCTGCCGATGCAGATCAAGCGCAAGATCCAGTACCGGGCCGAGCGCCGCCGCAAGGTACTGTCGGGCTTGATCTTCAACCCGTCGCTGGTGCTGAGTGGGGCCTGGATGATCCGGGCGGGCTTCTGCGTCGGGGATCAGGTTACGGTCACGGTGGATCAGGGCCTAATCCTGATTACCTATTGA
- a CDS encoding MBOAT family O-acyltransferase — protein MDLFSAEYILFLLPAKVLIYCILPGKWRRHWLTLISLLFLGSFGLLSTAVALTVSLITYGASIRIASSTTTHTKKVWSLTGISSIVSLLLFSRIIEGDQGFGNWALVGLSYYGLMSIAYLADVYSGKTAVAVNYFTMALYTIYFPHLIAGPISQPADLLPQFQRLPLPSRKTVAVALKQILYGLFCKLVLADRMGILVDPVLDNDGGSNFWLYVSASFGYSIQIYFDFAGYSFLVVGISRLFGLSIINNVNRPYLATTTKEFWKRWHISLTDWLRRYLYIPLGGAGTAGYFL, from the coding sequence ATGGATCTATTTTCAGCGGAATATATCCTGTTCCTTCTGCCAGCAAAGGTTCTGATCTATTGTATTCTGCCTGGAAAGTGGAGGAGGCACTGGCTGACTCTCATCAGCCTGCTCTTTCTGGGTTCGTTCGGCCTATTGAGCACGGCCGTAGCTTTAACGGTTTCCCTAATTACTTACGGTGCTTCGATTAGAATAGCGAGCAGCACCACGACCCACACAAAAAAAGTGTGGAGCCTGACCGGAATTTCATCAATTGTCAGCCTGCTGCTGTTCAGTCGAATTATTGAAGGGGATCAAGGCTTTGGGAATTGGGCATTGGTAGGCCTATCTTATTACGGTCTGATGAGCATCGCCTACCTGGCGGATGTATATTCGGGCAAAACGGCCGTGGCGGTAAATTACTTCACAATGGCCCTCTATACCATTTATTTCCCACATCTTATTGCGGGTCCTATCAGCCAGCCTGCCGATCTGCTTCCCCAGTTTCAAAGGCTTCCCTTACCTTCGCGGAAAACCGTCGCTGTTGCCCTAAAACAAATCCTGTACGGCCTTTTCTGCAAGCTCGTGCTGGCTGACAGGATGGGGATACTGGTGGATCCGGTGCTGGATAATGACGGCGGAAGCAATTTCTGGCTCTACGTATCGGCGAGTTTCGGCTATTCCATCCAAATCTATTTTGACTTCGCCGGATACAGCTTCCTGGTTGTGGGAATATCCCGATTGTTTGGACTGAGCATTATCAATAACGTCAACCGGCCCTATCTGGCCACGACGACAAAGGAATTCTGGAAGCGATGGCACATCTCATTGACCGATTGGCTGAGGCGGTACCTTTACATCCCCCTGGGGGGAGCAGGGACCGCCGGCTATTTCCTCTGA